A region of the Pueribacillus theae genome:
AACCGACAAACAGAATAAATGTTACAAGAAGAATGAGTAAATACGAATTTACTACAGTCGTTAAAAAGACTAGAATTACTGAAAAAATCAGGCTGTAACGAATCAATCCGATTTCTCCAAGGTGCTTTGTTAAGCGATCGAAAAACGCAACCTGCGCAACTGCCCCTACAATCGCTCCGCCTGTAATAACGATAGCAATATCCTTTGGCGTAAAAGCAAATTTACGATCGACAAACAATGCAAACAATGATTCAAACGCAGCCAAGCCAAATGATGAGATGAGAATAATCATAAAAGCGATGAAATACACCGGTGCAAAAATACGCTTAAGTCCCGATCTTTTCTCTTGCATCGTCTCTTCATGATTCCGTTCCACTTCACGAAGCGTCATCATTGATAAAATCGCAGCAATTAACGCAAGGACTGCTGCCGTAAAGAATGGAAGGCGCGACCCGATTTCAGCTAAAAACCCGCCAACGCCTGGCCCAATAATAAATCCCGTCGAAATAGCGGCTGACATGTAGCCAAGCGCTTTCGGACGTGTTTCGATCGTTGTAATATCCGCAATAAATGCCGTTACTGCAGGCATAACAAATGCTGCACTTATTCCGCCAAGCAAACGGGAGATAAAAAGAACTTCTACTGTTTTTCCAAGCCCGAACAATAATTCCGAAACGCTGAAAAGCAACAAACCAAGAATAATCATTTTTTTGCGTCCAAATGTATCCGCCCATCGGCCTGCAATTGGAGACACTAGAAGCTGCATTACCGCAAACGCAGCAACAAGATTGCCAAGAGTGGAGCCGGATAAATTTAATTCATCCATAATCGTTGGCAACACTGGGATAACTAGCCCGATACCTAAAAAAGTGATAAATAAATTTATGAGTAACATGGTTAACGTTCTATTTTGCTTTTTCATCTTACTTTCTCCTTCTTTTCATCCAGTTAAGAAAGGTCCAAAGAACAATATAAACGCTTATCTGTTTGAGAGTCAATTATTTTATGCATGAGAGAAAGATTTGCAGTTTTACTGGGCAGAGTTCATGAAAAGAATATAAAAAGTCCCCTTTTCCCCTACAAAATCTTGTTGAAAAATCGTTGAAAGTGACGTAAGGTCATCTTGTATACTGTACTTAAGATTGAATGACAAAGGTGGTGTTCCGGTTGATATCCATTAAAGAAGTAACAAAAGAGACGGGCATTACTGTAAGAACGCTGCGCCATTATGATCATATTGGCTTGCTGCCCCCAGCCGCAAAGACAGAAGGCGGCCACAGATTATATGGAGAAGTCGAATTGCAAAAACTCCAAGAAATTCAATTTCTAAAAACTTTAGGCTTCAGCTTGAAAGAAATCAAAGACATGCTTTCTAACAACGATTGGGATTGGGCGGAATGTTTGCGAAATCAGTTGACCTTTATTTCACAAGAAAAAGAGAAATTGGCACAAATTGAATCAACGCTGCGCGGGCTGTTAAATGGACTTACAATGGATGGACAGATTGATTTGATTAAAATACAAAAGCTAATCCAGCTTTACCAAAAAAATAAAGATAAACGGGAAATTTACCGTAATCAAATGTTTCAGGAGAAGGAAACGGCGTTGTTGGACCTATTGCCAAATGTGAATAGTGGAGATCCCGATTCACTGGAATGGGTCTCCTTGCTTGGGCAATTGAAACAACATAAGGACGAAGGGGCAGGCTCTATCCGGATACAGCGTATTATAAGGCGCATGTATGAGAAACAAGAAGAAACCTTTGGAAATAACAATGATGCTTTCCTCGATAAATTTTGGGAAATTCGAAAATCGCCAAAAAAATCACAAGACGCAGGATTTTATCCAATCGAACCGGAAATATTGAAATTTCTTGAAGAAGCATCAGAAATCTATGTAAGCAATAGAAGGGATGTCCACCATCAATAAATCGTTGTTTGGTTCACAAATATCCATTTCAAAAAGTAGTGAAATGGGGTTTTATATAAAAAAACTTGAAAGTGACGTAACGTCATCCTTTATTATGATGAAAACGAGTATGATTAATAAAGGAATTCGAGGTGGACGTTATGAATTCAGCATCTGATATTCGAACAACACAAGTTTCATGGAATGGCTTGGATCTGTTCATTGTTTTCTTCACTTGGTTTATTTTAAGTACGGGCACAGCATTCAACAGTGCAGGCAAAACATTGGAACAATTGGGATTTACTCCATGGCTAGCGGGTTATATTGGAGCGGTTGCCATTCATCTCTTACAGTTAGGAATAGTTTGGG
Encoded here:
- a CDS encoding MFS transporter, whose translation is MKKQNRTLTMLLINLFITFLGIGLVIPVLPTIMDELNLSGSTLGNLVAAFAVMQLLVSPIAGRWADTFGRKKMIILGLLLFSVSELLFGLGKTVEVLFISRLLGGISAAFVMPAVTAFIADITTIETRPKALGYMSAAISTGFIIGPGVGGFLAEIGSRLPFFTAAVLALIAAILSMMTLREVERNHEETMQEKRSGLKRIFAPVYFIAFMIILISSFGLAAFESLFALFVDRKFAFTPKDIAIVITGGAIVGAVAQVAFFDRLTKHLGEIGLIRYSLIFSVILVFLTTVVNSYLLILLVTFILFVGFDLIRPAATSYLSKIAGDEQGFVGGMNSMFTSLGNVFGPIVGGILFDIDFNYPFYFSSFFLAIGVALSLAWKKPAAIKSL
- a CDS encoding MerR family transcriptional regulator, which produces MFRLISIKEVTKETGITVRTLRHYDHIGLLPPAAKTEGGHRLYGEVELQKLQEIQFLKTLGFSLKEIKDMLSNNDWDWAECLRNQLTFISQEKEKLAQIESTLRGLLNGLTMDGQIDLIKIQKLIQLYQKNKDKREIYRNQMFQEKETALLDLLPNVNSGDPDSLEWVSLLGQLKQHKDEGAGSIRIQRIIRRMYEKQEETFGNNNDAFLDKFWEIRKSPKKSQDAGFYPIEPEILKFLEEASEIYVSNRRDVHHQ